A single genomic interval of Cucumis sativus cultivar 9930 chromosome 7, Cucumber_9930_V3, whole genome shotgun sequence harbors:
- the LOC101206646 gene encoding polygalacturonase yields MAMALHTIASFLFFLTLTVLMLFNNLAAFATPLTFNVLDFGTKPNNAETDSSKALQLAWMHACSSSKPATIYVPKAKFYVRSATFNGPCKNNDITIRIDGTLVAPSDFRLTSNSENWILFHNVNGVTVIGGIIDGQGTQLWACKNSANTCPSGTTSLEFTNSQNILVNGLTSLNSQIFHIVVNQCRNVKMQGLKVFAASNSPNTDGIHVGDSSHVTILNSNIRTGDDCISIGPGSSNLWIENVVCGPGHGISIGSLGKELKEKGVQNVTVKSCKFMDTQNGVRIKSWGRQSSGFAKDIRFQHLTMTNVQNPIIIDQNYCPHNQGCPGQSSGVTVSDVKYKNIHGTSATPVAIKFDCSPKFPCKGIKLEDVKLSYKNQVAKASCSNAQGFDVGLVQPMGCF; encoded by the exons ATGGCAATGGCTCTTCATACAATtgcttcatttcttttcttcttaacACTAACTGTCCTTATGTTGTTCAATAATTTAGCTGCCTTTGCCACTCCCTTAACATTCAACGTTCTGGATTTTGGAACCAAACCCAATAACGCAGAAACCGACTCCTCCAAGGCCTTACAATTGGCATGGATGCACGCTTGTAGCTCTTCTAAACCAGCTACCATTTATGTGCCTAAGGCCAAATTTTATGTTCGTAGTGCAACTTTCAATGGCCCTTgcaaaaataatgacattaCTATACGTATTGACGGCACTCTAGTGGCTCCTTCAGATTTTCGTCTCACTTCCAATTCTGAAAATTGGATACTTTTTCACAACGTTAATGGAGTCACTGTCATAGGTGGTATTATTGATGGTCAAGGAACTCAGCTTTGGGCTTGCAAAAATTCTGCCAATACTTGTCCTTCTGGAACCACG TCACTGGAATTTACCAATTCACAAAACATATTGGTGAATGGATTAACTTCACTGAATAGTCAGATATTTCACATAGTTGTAAATCAATGCCGTAATGTAAAAATGCAAGGGCTAAAGGTCTTCGCCGCTAGCAACAGTCCGAACACTGATGGAATTCATGTAGGAGATTCATCTCATGTCACCATCCTCAACTCTAATATCCGCACTGGTGATGACTGCATTTCCATAGGCCCTGGAAGTTCCAACTTATGGATCGAGAATGTTGTTTGTGGACCTGGCCATGGAATTAG CATTGGAAGTTTGGGGAAAGAGTTAAAAGAGAAGGGGGTTCAGAATGTGACAGTAAAATCATGCAAATTTATGGATACTCAAAATGGAGTGAGAATAAAAAGTTGGGGAAGACAAAGCAGTGGGTTTGCAAAAGATATTCGTTTTCAACATCTCACAATGACTAATGTTCAGAATCCTATAATTattgatcaaaattattgtcCCCATAATCAAGGTTGTCCTGGACAG AGCTCTGGAGTTACAGTTAGCGACGtgaaatacaaaaacattCACGGGACATCTGCCACACCGGTGGCCATCAAATTCGATTGTAGCCCAAAATTTCCATGCAAAGGAATAAAGCTGGAGGATGTGAAGCTAAGTTACAAGAATCAAGTAGCCAAAGCTTCATGTAGTAATGCTCAAGGATTTGATGTTGGCCTGGTTCAGCCCATGGGTTGCTTTTAG
- the LOC116405245 gene encoding uncharacterized protein LOC116405245 → MERDHIFRPISTILDGTNYITWANQMKSFLIGRKLWRIVTGDITKPTAKEGDNTFIERLEDWDSKNHQIITWLGNTSIPAIHAQFDAFDDAKILWDFLSTRFKSIGLAHYYQLHSTLVNLNQDIGQSVNEYLAVLQPIWTQLDQANISKDHLRLIKVLMGLRPEYESVRAALLHRNPLPSLDAAIQEILTYTPNRAANMFCKNCKLSGHKFSNCPKIECRYCHKHGHILDNCPTRPPRPPGTSTKEKIFTKHGSSSVVAATSDDSSLIQISDLQSLLNQLISSSSALLFHQVQDPQTGQTIGTGRKVGRLFELTSLRVSSPSSISASVTDSDTYQWHLRLGHASSEKLRHLISVNNLTNLTKFVPFNCLNCKLAKQPALSFSQSISNCDKPFDLVHSDIWGPAPITTVHGYRYYVLFIDDYSRFTWIYFLKHRSELSRTYIEFANMIRTQFSSPIKILRTDNALEYKDSILLSFLSQQGTIVQRSCPHTSQQNGRAERKHRHILDSVRALLLSASCPEKFWGEAALTSVYTINRLPSSVLQNTSPFEKLYGISPDYSKLKVFGSACFVLLHPHEHNKLEPRARLCCFLGYGTEHKGFRCWDPLSNRLRISRHVTFWEHTMFSRLSSFHTSSLVLNLSLQIHLLTFFLSLNPPWILSLHNLHLLLQIWIHRLSPMMFLNRHLLLLFVALPG, encoded by the exons ATGGAGAGAGACCATATCTTTAGACCCATTTCTACAATACTTGATGGTACAAATTATATCACATGggcaaatcaaatgaaaagttttcttattggaaGAAAACTATGGCGCATTGTAACTGGCGACATCACCAAACCAACTGCAAAGGAAGGGGATAACACATTCATTGAACGTCTCGAAGATTGGGACagtaaaaatcatcaaattatcaCCTGGCTTGGTAACACCTCTATTCCCGCTATACATGCACAGTTTGATGCCTTTGATGATGCTAAAATATTATGGGATTTTTTGTCTACACGCTTCAAGTCTATTGGTTTAGCCCATTATTACCAACTGCACAGTACACTTGTAAATCTAAATCAAGATATTGGTCAGTCTGTTAATGAATATTTGGCAGTTCTTCAACCCATTTGGACTCAACTTGACCAAGCGAACATCAGCAAAGATCATCTTCGCCTTATTAAAGTCCTTATGGGATTACGTCCAGAATATGAATCTGTTAGAGCTGCTTTACTACACCGGAATCCCTTACCCTCATTAGATGCAGCTATTCAAGAAATTCT CACATACACTCCCAACAGAGCCGCAAATATGTTTTGTAAGAATTGTAAGCTCTCTGGTCACAAATTTAGTAACTGTCCTAAAATAGAGTGCAGGTACTGCCATAAACATGGCCACATTCTGGATAACTGCCCTACCAGACCACCCCGACCTCCTGGCACTtccacaaaagagaaaatttttacCAAACATGGTTCCTCATCTGTTGTTGCTGCGACCTCGGATGATTCATCCCTCATTCAGATAAGTGATCTTCAGAGCTTATTGAATCAACTAATTTCATCATCCTCCGCTCTGCTGTTTCATCAG GTTCAGGATCCGCAGACGGGACAGACGATTGGAACGGGTCGCAAAGTGGGAAGATTGTTTGAGCTCACATCACTTCGGGTTTCATCTCCTTCTTCCATCTCTGCTTCAGTCACTGATTCTGACACATATCAGTGGCATCTTCGTCTTGGTCATGCTTCCTCTGAAAAACTTCGTCATTTAATTTCTGTTAACAATTTGACTAATCTTACTAaatttgttccttttaattgtttgaattgcaAACTTGCTAAACAACCTGCcttatctttttctcaatCCATCTCTAATTGTGATAAACCTTTTGATTTAGTGCATTCTGATATTTGGGGTCCTGCCCCAATTACTACTGTTCATGGTTATCGCTACtatgttttattcattgatGACTACTCTCGATTTACATGgatttactttctaaaacatCGTTCTGAATTATCTCGCACATATATTGAGTTTGCTAACATGATTCGCACTCAATTTTCCTCTCCCATCAAAATTCTTCGCACTGATAATGCTTTGGAATATAAAGATtccatccttctttcttttctttcccaacaGGGCACTATTGTTCAGCGCTCTTGCCCTCATacctctcaacaaaatggacgTGCTGAGCGCAAACATCGTCACATTCTTGACTCAGTACGTGCCCTCCTTCTTTCTGCCTCTTGTCCAGAAAAATTCTGGGGTGAAGCTGCCCTTACATCAGTATATACAATCAATCGTCTCCCTTCCTCTGTCCTTCAAAACACCTCTCCGTTCGAAAAACTATATGGTATTTCTCCCGACTATTCTAAACTCAAAGTTTTTGGTAGTGCCTGCTTCGTTCTGTTACATCCTCATGAACACAATAAACTTGAACCACGTGCCCGTCTCTGTTGCTTCCTTGGCTATGGCACCGAACACAAAGGATTTCGTTGTTGGGACCCTCTTTCCAACCGACTCCGGATATCTCGGCATGTCACTTTTTGGGAACACACTATGTTCTCTCGTTTGTCCTCCTTCCACACCTCTTCTCTAGTCCTCAATCTTTCTTTACAAATACATCTGTTGacctttttcctctctctgaACCCACCTTGGATACTGAGCTTGCACAATCTTCACCTGCTACTGCAAATCTGGATCCACCGTCTGTCTCCGATGATGTTCCTGAATCGCCACCTGCTACTCCTCTTCGTCGCTCTACCCGGGTAA